GCTGCCGGTCAACTGCCATTCAGCCGCTGATGGCGGCCACTGACCGCTTCTTCGGTCGAGGAACTCGAATTTTCGACCCAAATCGGTCGGGCGTGGACCGCAGAAGCAGACCTTCAGGCGTCGAGGCACACGCTGGCAACCCGAAAAGGTGTCAAAAATGCTGCGGCTTTCGCGGCGATGCGGAAGTTTGCCTGCACACGGCTTGGAGCCACCGCGCTCCCGCCGCAATACCCTGATGAATTGCCGACGGTCGGGGGGCGCGTGACAGCGTTATCGCCCGAGAAGCACTGGCCTTCGGGTTGGCGCCGTCTCCACTGTCTGCGTGGTTCAGTCCCGCCGGAATTCAACGCCCGGGGCTTTTTCTCGGTGTTGCCACCACACCCGAAGCTCATCTCCCCGTCGCCTGCGACCGTCTACGTCAACTCATCCAGACGTTCTCCTGACGCAACGTGATGTTGCCGTGGATGCGAGTGGGGGCGATTCATCGCGGCGGCGCGGCGGCAGAAATGACCGCAAGGGACGCTCGCGCGGCGCTTCACGCGCGGGCGGCCGGTTTTCGTCGCGCCATGCAATGGATCATTCGCGCTCGCCTTCTTCGTCCTCCCAGGCATAGCGGCGGCGAGGCGGGATATCGAGACGCCGCAGCGCTATCGCCGACAGCGCGCCGATCAGGCCACCCGCCAAATGAGTTTCCCACGACCGCCCCTGCTGAATCGGTAGGACTCCCCAGGCCAGACTGCCGTAGAGAAAGTATACGAGCAGGGACGCGGCGATCGCGCGCCGATCGCGTCGGATCACGCCGGCCAGGAAAATGTGGGCGACCAGGCCGTAGACCACACCGCTCGCACCGATATGGACCGATGCGCGGCCGAGCAGCCACACCGCGGCGCCGGGGCCGAGGAAGATCGCCGGGAGTGCCCGGACGGCCGAGCCCGGATAGAGGTGCAGCATCGCCGTAAGCAACACCAGCAGCGGCGCCGTGTTGGCGATCAGGTGGCCGAAGCTGCCGTGCAGCAGCGGCGCCAGTACGATGCCGGGCAGTCCGCTCAACTCGCGGGGGCGCACGCCGAACCTCTCGAGGCCCAAGTCGAGCGCCGTGTTCACCACCTGGATCAGCCACAGGAAAGCGACCAGGCAGAGTGCGATCCTGAACGCAAGGCGGAAGCTCGCGCGGGCGCGCTCGGAGCTCGTGTAGGCCGGGTCGGGAATGTCTACGTCCATCGTCCTTGCCTCATCGGCCGACTTCGGCCCGCTATGTGCGCGTCTTGCTTCATTCTAGGCTCGCTCGCGACCTGGATGGGCGGCGCAGCCGGCCAGTGCGGCCGAGGGCGGCCCGGCCTATGATTCTCAGGAAACGTCGGGGCGCGGCCGATGCCCTGAAGCCGGGGATGCGAACCGCTACCCGCAAGGAGACGATATGTCCGACCCCACCCGTCCAGCCCGGATCGATGAACGTTCGCGCAACGTGACCGAAGGCGTGATGCGCGCGCCCAATCGATCGATGTACTACGCGATGGGCTATCGGGAAACGGATTTCGGCA
The sequence above is drawn from the Azoarcus sp. PA01 genome and encodes:
- a CDS encoding rhomboid family intramembrane serine protease — its product is MDVDIPDPAYTSSERARASFRLAFRIALCLVAFLWLIQVVNTALDLGLERFGVRPRELSGLPGIVLAPLLHGSFGHLIANTAPLLVLLTAMLHLYPGSAVRALPAIFLGPGAAVWLLGRASVHIGASGVVYGLVAHIFLAGVIRRDRRAIAASLLVYFLYGSLAWGVLPIQQGRSWETHLAGGLIGALSAIALRRLDIPPRRRYAWEDEEGERE